A region from the Desulfosoma sp. genome encodes:
- a CDS encoding TOBE domain-containing protein translates to MSPKSRVKHPDGRQTESRRTTVRSSRTECLDTEGLRRLEESFRRWVEETSTHRTARLRIFLIFLLIRHTGAKLNEVLRLNPFEDIDWENRSVVLRGERSRHGSFERLVDVSRHGLQDIRALVEDPGFQGQVKGSLLLDAAFVRRKFYERAQACGYAPYLGGPEMIRKARAMELLKGHIPLPVVQKILGTTVSKAPLPYPSFSDKDIHHVMRLFLERESAGQTSARNAFYGRVDKVLCGDIQATVNLLTIGGHRIHTVITLDSLRRLGIREGTFMVAEVKAPWLILVQGLNEPLVSCENRFHGTIRRILAGLVTTEVTVELADGTELCAIVSSESARRMGVKEGNPAWAVFSAHAVVLHGHSGDLPWS, encoded by the coding sequence ATGAGCCCCAAATCCCGAGTGAAGCATCCCGATGGCCGTCAAACCGAGAGCCGCCGTACGACTGTCCGTTCCAGTCGCACGGAATGCTTGGATACGGAAGGGCTGCGGCGGTTGGAGGAGTCCTTCCGCCGATGGGTCGAGGAGACTTCGACCCATCGTACGGCAAGACTGCGGATCTTTCTTATTTTCCTGCTCATTCGCCATACGGGCGCCAAACTTAATGAGGTGCTTCGTTTGAATCCTTTTGAGGATATCGACTGGGAAAATCGATCCGTGGTTCTCCGAGGTGAGAGGAGCCGCCATGGTTCGTTTGAGCGTCTTGTCGATGTTTCGCGTCACGGCCTTCAAGACATTCGAGCTCTTGTGGAAGACCCTGGGTTTCAGGGGCAGGTGAAAGGATCTCTGCTGCTGGATGCCGCTTTTGTTCGCCGAAAATTTTACGAGAGAGCCCAAGCTTGCGGCTACGCTCCATATCTGGGTGGGCCCGAGATGATCCGCAAAGCTCGTGCCATGGAACTTCTCAAAGGCCATATTCCTTTACCGGTCGTGCAAAAAATTCTTGGGACGACCGTCTCCAAAGCGCCTTTGCCTTATCCGTCCTTTTCCGACAAAGACATTCACCACGTGATGAGACTTTTTCTTGAACGGGAGTCGGCCGGACAAACCAGTGCTCGAAACGCCTTTTACGGCCGAGTGGACAAGGTTCTTTGCGGAGATATTCAGGCTACGGTGAATCTGCTCACCATTGGAGGCCACCGCATTCATACGGTCATCACTTTGGACAGCCTTCGTCGCCTTGGTATTCGGGAAGGAACCTTTATGGTCGCAGAAGTCAAGGCTCCTTGGCTGATCCTTGTCCAGGGGCTTAACGAACCTTTGGTGAGCTGTGAAAATCGATTCCATGGAACGATTCGTCGAATCCTTGCGGGACTGGTGACAACGGAAGTGACTGTGGAACTTGCCGACGGCACGGAATTGTGCGCTATTGTCTCTTCCGAGAGTGCCCGCCGCATGGGCGTGAAGGAGGGGAATCCGGCCTGGGCGGTTTTTTCGGCTCACGCCGTGGTGCTGCATGGACACAGTGGCGATCTGCCGTGGTCATGA
- a CDS encoding sulfite exporter TauE/SafE family protein yields MFFPTAGIEVAPWIPPLVAFGISFFTSMGGVSGAFLLLPFQVSVLGYTAPSVSATNQLFNIVAIPSGVYRYWREGRMVWPLTWVVVFGTLPGVLIGALVRVAYLPNPKHFKLFAAGVLLYIGLRMMQDLLKKDSKGNTKANAETRFQEMVRRHRTLAAQAGEGAVQALPTVKVTHFTSRRLGYTFYEESYDVPFWGIFALAFIVGIVGGIYGIGGGAIIAPFFVSFFKLPIYTVAGAALMGTFVTSVAGVAFYQAMAPFYSNMSVAPDWFLGLLFGLGGMAGMYLGARCQKYVPARAIKWMLAGIIVSTAAKYVMDFLR; encoded by the coding sequence ATGTTTTTTCCTACGGCAGGCATTGAGGTGGCTCCATGGATTCCACCCCTGGTGGCTTTTGGCATCTCTTTTTTTACGTCCATGGGCGGTGTTTCCGGAGCGTTTCTCCTGTTGCCTTTTCAGGTGTCTGTTTTGGGCTATACAGCTCCATCGGTAAGTGCCACCAATCAGTTGTTCAATATCGTGGCGATCCCCAGCGGGGTTTATCGCTATTGGAGGGAAGGCCGCATGGTGTGGCCTCTGACGTGGGTTGTGGTCTTCGGCACGCTCCCCGGTGTTCTCATTGGAGCTCTGGTCCGCGTCGCGTACCTTCCCAACCCGAAGCACTTTAAGCTTTTTGCGGCCGGTGTCCTGCTTTACATCGGTCTGAGAATGATGCAGGATCTGCTCAAGAAAGACTCGAAAGGGAACACAAAAGCTAATGCCGAAACGAGGTTTCAGGAAATGGTACGCCGTCACCGAACCTTGGCGGCTCAAGCCGGTGAAGGTGCTGTGCAGGCGCTTCCAACAGTCAAGGTGACCCATTTTACCAGCCGTCGGCTCGGCTACACTTTCTATGAAGAATCCTATGATGTGCCCTTTTGGGGCATTTTTGCACTCGCTTTTATCGTGGGCATTGTGGGCGGTATCTACGGCATCGGAGGTGGGGCCATCATTGCTCCGTTCTTCGTGAGTTTTTTCAAGCTGCCTATTTACACGGTGGCCGGAGCGGCACTCATGGGCACTTTTGTTACATCTGTGGCCGGAGTAGCTTTTTATCAGGCTATGGCTCCCTTTTATTCCAACATGTCCGTAGCGCCGGATTGGTTTTTGGGCCTACTTTTCGGCCTTGGCGGCATGGCGGGGATGTATCTTGGAGCCCGCTGCCAAAAATACGTTCCGGCACGAGCCATCAAATGGATGCTTGCCGGGATCATCGTCTCTACGGCGGCAAAGTATGTCATGGATTTCTTACGGTAG
- a CDS encoding SRPBCC family protein: protein MTPLSQEFTKTVAERGFGSLGRGLKVRIFETKIHLTYPMETVFSFFADAANLQRITPPALHFRILTPLPIAMGAGTLIDYRLRLFGIPFAWRTRITEWNPPHRFVDVQIRGPYRLWVHTHTFHELPEGVWMHDRIHWALPLHPMGEWAAPVIGALITWIFRYRARTIPLLLREKDCKRLCFAH, encoded by the coding sequence ATGACCCCTCTATCGCAAGAATTCACAAAAACAGTCGCCGAAAGGGGCTTTGGATCGTTAGGTCGAGGCCTGAAGGTACGAATTTTTGAGACAAAAATCCATCTTACCTATCCCATGGAAACCGTTTTTTCTTTTTTTGCCGACGCGGCCAATTTGCAGCGCATCACTCCACCTGCCTTGCACTTTCGAATCCTCACTCCATTACCCATTGCCATGGGGGCTGGAACCCTAATTGATTATCGATTGCGCCTTTTCGGTATTCCCTTCGCCTGGAGGACCCGTATCACCGAGTGGAATCCACCCCATCGTTTTGTGGACGTGCAAATCCGTGGTCCGTATCGACTCTGGGTGCATACCCACACTTTTCATGAATTGCCTGAAGGTGTGTGGATGCATGATCGAATCCACTGGGCTCTTCCCCTGCACCCCATGGGAGAATGGGCCGCCCCCGTTATCGGCGCTTTAATCACTTGGATTTTTCGATACCGAGCCCGCACCATACCTCTTTTGCTGCGAGAGAAGGATTGCAAGAGATTGTGCTTCGCACACTGA
- a CDS encoding thioesterase family protein, translating into MEDLLRGFPVIVELPVVWGEMDAFQHVNNVVYFRYMETARIAYFLKMNYMKIMEETGLGPILASTQCRYRMPLTYPDTVSVGARVPDLDVDRFRMEYRIVSHRHQKIAAEGDATIVSYDYRKRTKAPLPEVVRRYILDLEGQTV; encoded by the coding sequence ATGGAAGATTTACTCCGTGGTTTTCCGGTGATCGTTGAGCTGCCTGTGGTTTGGGGTGAAATGGATGCCTTTCAGCATGTGAACAACGTGGTGTACTTTCGGTATATGGAAACAGCTCGTATCGCCTACTTTCTCAAAATGAACTACATGAAAATCATGGAAGAAACCGGACTGGGACCAATTCTCGCCTCCACACAATGCCGCTACCGGATGCCCCTAACCTACCCGGACACCGTTTCCGTAGGGGCCCGTGTGCCCGACCTGGATGTGGACCGGTTCCGTATGGAGTACCGTATCGTCAGTCATCGTCACCAAAAAATTGCGGCCGAAGGCGATGCCACGATTGTTTCTTACGATTATCGAAAGCGCACCAAAGCCCCGCTCCCGGAAGTCGTACGACGCTACATTTTAGACCTCGAGGGGCAAACGGTCTAG
- a CDS encoding DUF3108 domain-containing protein, which yields MTLQKKQEHAVKRIECDTGQNQPNNRHAMEFLSVLIFVLLATCNGMAEVYSKQNTQGAVKCPSLNYSIFWNGMPAGKAQLQCHQSDEEVLVHLKGETHAVLDALYRLRITAKSRLLADGAVPLEYQENTREGRKNTKTTTFVFAPEQNIVNVFKNGRLRRTLQVPAGTMDPLGGAYRFLYHFRENGKPNFLRVTDGRRIFEISFTFKGNEAVKTPWGNHDTEVWQASVRVLTGKPHALEKSSIRLWTLTGSPSIVVKMTVALPYGEFSTQLAEPVLPTPPAKISGKFFWGGMAAAPVKILGHTRRGGAPTDLAKILANAFREGPMSPPLRYSGAPSLGADTQVHPYSRKMGETYEITRQRYTAISLFEAHIFVTLMMRTRSALPAKNSQVRS from the coding sequence ATGACGTTGCAGAAAAAACAAGAACACGCAGTAAAGCGCATAGAATGCGACACAGGTCAAAATCAACCGAATAACCGACATGCTATGGAGTTCCTTTCTGTTCTCATCTTCGTTCTTCTTGCGACATGCAACGGGATGGCTGAGGTTTACTCCAAGCAGAATACCCAAGGGGCGGTTAAGTGCCCCAGCCTAAATTACAGCATTTTTTGGAACGGAATGCCCGCCGGAAAGGCACAGCTTCAATGCCATCAATCCGACGAAGAAGTCTTGGTGCACCTCAAAGGCGAAACCCACGCCGTCTTGGACGCCCTGTATCGACTAAGAATCACGGCAAAATCCCGACTCCTTGCCGATGGTGCCGTCCCGTTAGAATACCAGGAAAATACCCGAGAAGGTCGAAAAAACACAAAAACCACAACCTTTGTTTTTGCGCCTGAACAAAACATAGTGAATGTGTTCAAAAACGGGAGGCTGCGAAGAACCCTTCAGGTTCCAGCCGGTACCATGGATCCTTTGGGAGGTGCCTATCGTTTTCTTTATCACTTTCGAGAAAATGGCAAGCCCAACTTCCTACGAGTCACGGATGGCAGAAGAATTTTCGAAATAAGCTTTACCTTCAAAGGTAACGAGGCCGTAAAGACCCCATGGGGGAACCACGATACCGAGGTCTGGCAGGCTTCTGTGCGAGTTCTAACCGGCAAGCCGCATGCCCTTGAAAAATCTTCCATACGTCTATGGACTCTCACAGGGAGCCCTTCTATTGTGGTTAAGATGACAGTGGCTCTTCCCTATGGAGAATTTTCCACACAATTGGCCGAGCCTGTGCTGCCGACGCCCCCAGCAAAAATCTCGGGTAAGTTCTTTTGGGGTGGAATGGCCGCGGCTCCAGTAAAAATTCTTGGCCACACCCGTAGGGGTGGAGCGCCTACGGACTTAGCAAAAATTCTCGCAAACGCTTTCAGGGAAGGACCGATGAGTCCGCCCTTAAGGTATTCAGGCGCCCCAAGCCTTGGGGCGGACACGCAGGTCCACCCTTACAGTCGGAAAATGGGGGAAACTTACGAGATTACCCGACAACGATACACGGCCATATCTCTCTTTGAAGCGCACATCTTTGTCACGCTCATGATGCGAACAAGGTCCGCACTCCCGGCAAAGAATTCTCAGGTGCGCTCGTAG
- a CDS encoding alpha/beta hydrolase: MSVIRLILTCVAFYALYCVFLFFLQRHLIFPALFVGTPDVSYVPQFVEPLWVDIPGAKVEGWLLRSESSENVPKPLVIYAHGNGEVIDMWPDTFRGLTRRGLHVLLLEYPGYGRSTGRPSQKTITQAFCAAYDLMRQRPEVDSAKVILFGRSIGGGAVCALASQRPSAALILLSTFTSLRPFARRYLAPSFLVRDPFDNESVVSSYSGPVLIVHGTHDSVVPYSHGKSLAQAARHGRFLSYEADHNDCPPDWEAFFDAMVEFLRETHGLSKS, from the coding sequence ATGTCGGTTATTCGGTTGATTTTGACCTGTGTCGCATTCTATGCGCTTTACTGCGTGTTCTTGTTTTTTCTGCAACGTCATCTCATTTTTCCCGCGCTGTTTGTCGGCACGCCTGATGTTTCTTACGTCCCACAGTTTGTCGAACCCCTCTGGGTGGATATTCCTGGGGCGAAAGTCGAAGGATGGCTGCTGCGAAGCGAATCTTCCGAAAACGTTCCAAAACCCCTGGTGATCTATGCGCACGGTAACGGAGAAGTCATCGATATGTGGCCGGATACCTTTCGTGGGTTGACGCGTCGCGGATTGCATGTGCTTCTTCTGGAATATCCCGGCTATGGTCGATCCACGGGAAGGCCTTCCCAAAAAACCATCACCCAGGCTTTTTGCGCCGCTTATGACCTCATGAGGCAAAGACCCGAGGTGGACTCAGCCAAGGTCATTCTTTTCGGTCGATCCATCGGCGGTGGAGCCGTGTGTGCTCTAGCTTCCCAAAGACCTTCTGCAGCTCTCATTCTTCTGTCCACCTTCACCAGCCTACGGCCTTTTGCCCGTAGGTATCTGGCTCCAAGCTTTCTCGTGCGAGATCCTTTTGATAATGAGTCCGTCGTCTCTTCTTACTCGGGGCCCGTGCTCATCGTCCACGGCACCCACGATTCCGTGGTTCCCTATTCCCATGGGAAATCCTTGGCCCAAGCCGCCCGTCATGGCCGATTTCTCTCTTATGAAGCCGATCATAATGACTGTCCTCCAGATTGGGAAGCCTTCTTTGATGCCATGGTGGAGTTTCTTCGAGAAACCCATGGGCTTTCAAAGTCCTAA